DNA sequence from the Sulfurimonas sp. HSL3-1 genome:
TCCGACATCCTCTACTTCGAGGATGCCTCCCGCCATATCGCCTACGAGATCACCGATGTTTTCAACGATGCCGGCGGACTTTTTATGACGGCGCTCGGGCAGAATACCCTCTTCACCCTCACCGCACTGACCGCCGTGCCGCTGATGGTATGGGGCTTCTACCGTTTTGGCCGCGCCCGGCTGCACCCGGTTCCCCTCGACCGCTACTACCTTCCGAAAACCCTGCTGCTGTTGGGCCTTTCCGTCTTCTTCATCCGCGGGATGTTCGCGCACATCCCCCTGACCCCCTGGCAATCAAGCCAGATCGGAGACGCCCGCCTGGCGCAGCTGGCGCTTAACGGGAGCTACAGCGCCCTCTTCTCCCTCGTCGACACGGAAGGGCGTCTCCTCCCCCGACGCGTCGCCAAGCTTTCCCCACGGGAAGTCAAACGGGGATTTGCCGAAATCTATGACGACGGCCGTACCGTGACCGGCATGAACGCCACCCCGAACGTCATCTTCTTCTTCCTCGAAGGGTGGAGCGGCGTCAACATGCAGCCCTACGGGCATGCACTCCAAACAACACCCTTTTTTGACAGCATCCTTCCCCGCTCGCTCCGTCCGAAAGCCGCGATCGCCGGCGGTCACCGGACGACGGAAGGGATGTTCACCACCCTGGTCTCCTATCAGAACCCCCTTGCCAGGAGTGTCGCGAAAACTCAGCTGCAAAACTTCCGCTACCGTTCGGTCATCGACCTCTTTAATGCCCGCGGATACCGCAGTATCTTCTTCCAAGGGACGGCCAAAGAGACCAGCGGCACGGGCGCGCTGGCACAGAAACTGGGCTTTAGCGAAAGCTACGGCAAGGAGGACGTTACCGAACGCCGATTCGGGACCAATTTCTGGGGCGTCTACGACCAGGACCTCTACGCCTTTGCCTTACAGAAGCTCGGGGAGAGTTCTTCGCCTTTCGTGCTCGGTATCAACGGTGCTACAACCCATGACGACAAGCTCCCGGAGGGGGTCGGGAAAACCCGTTTCGCCGATGATGAAAAACAGAACAACCGCCTGAATGCGCTGCATTTTGCGGACGCAGCCCTGGGAGAGTTCGTCGCGGCGGTGCAGGCACACTACCCGAACACGCTCTTTGTCTTTTTCGCCGACCACTGCGGCGGAGGCGTCGACGGCACCTTTGAGAACTTTATGATCCCCCTTGCCTTCTACGGTGCCAGCATTGCACCGCACTACCTCGACCATTATGTGTCGCAGCGCGACATCGCCCCGACCGTCGTCGACATCGTCTTCGGGGATTACAAAAAACTGATGCCGGATTTCAGCGGAAAATCGCTTGTCAGCGATCAGCATTTCGTCGCCGATTATTACCGCAACGGCATCCTGGGATGGGTCGAGGGGATGCAGGCCGTCGAGTACCTTGCTGACACGGGAGAAGTCACCTGCTATGACGTCTCCCGATACAGGGCAAAGCCCGCAGCGTGCGAGCGCAATTCCGAAGACTATACCCTGCGCGCCGCCGCCTTTACCGACGTCTCCCAGCGACTGCTGTTTGCCGGAGAAACAGGCCGTTTCCATACCTACCGCGCAACCCGGCCGGCGTACGCCTCTTTGGCGGGCAGACGCTGACACCCGCTTCGCTATAATACGTCCCATGAAACCGCCGTACGCATGGGATTTCCACTCCGATCAGCCTTATCAGCTCAAAGACCGCCCCCTCAAACGAAGGCTGCGAAAAGCACAGCGTGCCTCCCTCGTCAAAACGGCGCTCTCGGGCCTGCTGTGGCTGCCGCTGGCCCTCCTGGCCATGCCCTTCCTGCGCCGCCACCCTATTGACGCCCCCCACTTTGCCGGGCTGATCGTCGACCCCCTGCGCGCGCCGGACGCTACGCTGGAGGCACTTCCTTCGCTCGACGTGGAAGAGCTGCTGATCCGGGTCAAACTCTGGGAGCGCAGCGAACTGGATGCCATTGTTTCCTTCGTCAGGCAACTTGAGGGGAAACGGCTCTTTTTCGTCCTGATGCAGGACCGCGAACACATTGAGGACGCCGCGCTGCGAAAAGAGACGCTCGAACAGACCTTTACCGCCCTCGCCCCCTTCGGGAACCGCTTTCAGATCGGGACCACCCTCAACCGTGCCAAATGGGGGTTTGCCAGTGTCAACGAATACCTGGATTTTTTCAAAACGGCGCAGCAGCTCCGTGACGATGCTTTCCCGGAGCTGCAACTTATCGGCCCGGGTGTCATCGATTTTGAATACCACTTCGCCGCCCACGCCCTTTTCAACCTCCGCGGTGTCCGTTTCGACGCCGTCAATGCCCTGCTCTACGTCGACCGCCGCGGGGCGCCGGAAAACACCCAGGCCGGGTGCGACCTCCCCTGCAAGATCAACTTTCTCTCCTCCCTGACGATGCTCTCCCCCCGTGCAAAGCGTCCCCTTTACCTCACTGAAACGAACTGGCCGCTGACGGGGACGGCCCCCTACGCACCGACCAGCGAAAAAGAGTGCGTGGACGAGGAGACCTACGCCTCTTACATGGTGCGCTACTACCTGCTTGCCCTTGCCACGCAGCAGGTCGCGACCGTCTACTGGCATCAGCTTGCCGCCCCGGGCTACGGTCTCGTCGATACGCGGGACGGTTGGCGGGAGCGCCCGGCATTTCACGCCTTCAAGACCATGACCTCCTTGTTGAAGGAGGCGCGGCACATCGCCCTTCAGCAGCGCCGCGAACGGTTCGAAATGGTGCTGCAGCGCCCCGATGGCCTGCTGCGCATCTTCTGGACGAACGACGAGGCATATACCCAGCACTTTGCCGAGCCCCGCCGCTTTATCGGCCGCGACGGCCGCACCTTTACGACGGATGCCCTCGCGGTCTCCGGCGCCCCGGTCTATCTGATTGAAAAGGACGAAGCGTGAAACTGCTGATCATCCTGCCCAACTGGCTCGGCGACGCGGTCATGGCCACGGCCGCCATCGAATCGCTCTGCGAATGTTACCCCGAGGCACGTCTCACCCTGGTCGGATCCCATGTCGCTATCGAAGCCCTTAAACACCACCCGATGTGTGTCAATGCCTACGTTGACGAGACAAAAAAGGGCGGGAACCGCCTCGCCAATACCTACCGCTTCGCCAAAACGATCGGCCGCCACGATGCCGCGGTCAGTTTCCGCAACCAGCTGCACGCCTCGCTGCTGCTGCGCTGGACGGGAACCCCCAGAAGCGTCGCCCGTGCGAGCTGGCATGCGCGGCTGCTGCTCAGCGACGCCGTCGCCCTTTCGCGCGAGGAGCATCTTACGCAACAGTACCAGCGGCTGGCCGACCGCCTCTGCGGCACCGAAACCGCGCCGGGGCCGCTGCGCCTCTTCATCCCGCCCCGCACCTTTGAACGACCGACGCTCGGTATCAATCCCGGGGCGACCTACGGTTCGGCCAAACGGTGGTACCCCGAAAAGTTTGCCGCCGTCGCCGCCCATTTTTCAGACCGCTACGACATCGTTATCTTCGGCGGTCCCGGCGAAACGGCCATGGCGGAGGCGATCGAAAAGGATCTGCAGGCACGGGAGGTCGAGAACTACCGCAACCTTGCCGGAAAAACGACCATCACCGAACTCTGCGCCGCTGTCGGGGGACTTTCGCTCTTTGTCACCAACGACAGCGGTCCGATGCACGTCGCGGCCGCCTACCGCGTCCCCACCGTCGCGATCTTCGGCCCGACACGCCACAAAGAGACCTGCCAATGGGGCAATCCTAAAAGCGCCATCGTCCGCCACGACCTGGAGTGCGCTCCCTGCATGAAACGCGAATGTCCGCTCAAACATCATGAATGTATGAAATCGATTGAAGCGTATGAAGTCATTGAGGCAGCAGAAAAACTTATTGTCTGATTCTGCCTTGTCAAAGGCTAGCTTCAGCGCCACAGCGGCCAGCGTAGCTCATGGGACTTGGTTCCATGGGCGTTTTCATCAATGGTGACACCATGAATGTATGAAATCGATCGAAGCGTATGAAGTCATTGAGGCGGCGGAGCGTCTGATCGTCTAGCCCCGCCGAGAAAGAAAGTGTTTAAAAGCGGAATTTGACGCCGACGTACCACGCCTCGTTGAAGGTAAAATCTCCGCCGGAGAGATCGAAATCCGTATCGATTTTCCGGTAGCCCGCCGTCACCGCGGCGCGGTCGATGATCCGGATATCGAGGGAGAGGTCGTATTCGAGGTAGTTCTTCGCATCCTGCCACGCCAGCACCTCCGGTGCGTAATAGAGCGCCCCGCCCACGATAAAGGGAACCGGTAGGTTCAGCGGCAGCTCGTAACGCGCAAAAACACCGATCGGCAGGGCGTCAAAATCGTACCCTTCGATCGAGGTATAGACGAATTTCACCCCGAGCCCGAGGGTCAGGGCATCGTTGCCCGAGAGACGCTGCGCTACGGCAAAGTGCGCATCGAAGAGATCGTGGTCCTTGTCGCGGAGTTCGTCGCTGTGATGATAGGAGCCGCGGAGGTAACGGGCCCCGAGAAAGACCGTCTCCGGATCGACGGCATCGTTGAACTGTCCCATGTCAAAGTCGAGCTTCGCATTGAGATCGTAGTTGTTCAGGTTCAGTTCCGCTTCGTGCATCGCGAACAGCGAGCAGCCGAGCGCCAGCGTGGTTACCAAAGTTTTCAGCATGTTGTTCCCTCCTGGATTCTTGCTATGGTCTTCGTCGTACTTTTGCCTTCGACGAAATCGACGAGTTTCAGCTCGCCTGCAAATTCGGTTCCGACGACGGCTTTACCCTCATAGTCCCCCCCTTTGACGAGGACGTCGGGGCAGAGCATCTTGATCAGCTCGTAGGGCGTATCGTCGCCGAACTTGACGACATAGTCCACCGACTCCAGCGCGGCGAGGATGTAGGCGCGGTCATCTTCGCTGTTGACCGGGCGCGAGGGGCCTTTGAGGGCGCGGACGGAGGCGTCGGAGTTGAGCCCGACGATCAGGATGTCGCCGAAGCTCTTGGCGACCTGGAGGTACTTGACGTGTCCGACGTGCAGAATGTCGAAACAGCCGTTGGTAAAGACGATGCGTTTCCCCCCGGCCCGGCAGCGGTTGACGATCCGGTCGATCTCCTCGAAGCTCTTGATGTGCGCATCGGAGCTGCTCTGGTGCAGCATCGCCTCGTACTCTTCGATCTCATCCAGGGTCACCGTTGCCGAACCGATCTTGCCGACGACGACCCCGGCGGCGAGGTTCGCGAAACGGGCCGCGTCGTCGATGCTGAGACCCGAACTCAGCCCAAACGCGATGGAGGCGATCACCGTATCGCCCGCCCCCGTCACGTCATAGACCTCCTGGGCCACGGTCGGGAAACGCTTGAGCTTCTCGTCGAAGATCGCGATCCCGTCCTCGGAGAGAGTGATCATGGAGCGGTCGAGGCCGCACTCGCTTTTCAGCCACAGCAGCGCTGCCTTCAGGCTCTCGTCGTCTTTGATCTCGATGCCGGTCGCCTCGATCGCCTCTTTTTTATTGGGGGTCAGCAGGTGCGCGCCGCGGTACTTCGTGTAGTTGCGCCCTTTCGGGTCGACGAGCACCTTCTTGCCCCCCGCGCGAGCCCGGGTGATGACCCCCTGCGCCAAGGCCGGGGTGAGCACCCCTTTGCCGTAGTCGGAGAGAATAATGATGTCGTAGAGGAAAAGGTCCTTCTCCACCGCGGCGAGGATCTTCGATTCGGAGGCTTCGGTAATGGCATCCTTGGACTCTTTGTCGTAACGGAGGATCTGCTGGTTCGCGGCGATAACGCGGCTCTTTTTACTCGTTTTGCGGCCCGGCTGCGTCACCAGCCCCTCCGTCTTCACCCCGATGCTTTTGAGCATCAGCGTCAGCTCCTTGCCGTTGGCGTCATCCCCGATGGCCGAGGCGACGCTGACGGAGGCGCCCAGGGCGGTCAGGTTGTTGATGACGTTGCCCGCCCCGCCCAGCACCGTCGTCTCGTTGGCAACGTCGACGACCTGCACCGGCGCCTCGGGGGAGATGCGTTCCGCCCGGCCCCAGAGGTAGTGGTCGATCATCAGATCGCCGATGACGAGGATATTGGGACGGCTGTTACGCAGCAACGGGATCATTTGACCTCTTCTTCAAAGAGGCGCTTGATCTCGGGAATGTAGGCTTTGATCCCGTCTTCGAGCTCATAGCGCGGTTTGTAGCCCAGTCCCCGCATCGTGCTGCCGATGTCCGCTTCCGTATGGAACTGGTAGCGTCCGACGAAGGGGTTCGGAATATACTCGCACGGCAGCGCTGTGCCCAGCTCTTTTTGGAGCGAGTCGACGATGGACTGGAAGGAGCGCGCCTTCCCGGTCCCGACGTTGTAGATGCCGTTCTCTTTTGGGTGCATCGCCAGGACGTTCGCCTGGATGATATCCTCGATGTAGATAAAGTCGCGCACGATCTTGTCCGAGCCTTCGAAGAGGCGCGGGTTTTTGCCGGCGAGAATCTGGTGGCCGAACTGTACGACCATCGAGGCGGTCTTGTTCTTGAAGAACTCCCGCGGCCCGTAGACGTTGAAATAGCGCAGACCGACGATGCCGATCTTCTCGCGTTTCATATAATCACGGCTGAGATGGTCCATCATCAGCTTCGAAAAGCCGTAGACGTTCTGCGGTGCTTCGACCCCGACGCGCTGCGGCGAGGAAGCGTCGCCGTAGGTCGCGCCCGAAGAGGCGTAGATCATGTTTGCCCCCTGGCGCACTGCCATGTCGAGCAGGTCCTTGTAGGCGTTGAGGTTCGTACGGATCATCAAGTCCTGCTCCAGCGCCGTCGTGTCGGAGATCGCCGCCTCGTGGAAGATGTAATCGAAATCGTAATCCCCCTCCAGCTTGGCCAGCAGCGCCTTGTCGTTGATGTCGCCGCTGATCACCTCGCCGCGGAAACCGATCAGGTTTTTGAAGTGGCCGAAGCTCTTGAGGTTGCCGTTTGAGAGGGTCTCGCCGCTGCGGAAACTGTCGAGCACGACGACATGGGCTTCGGGATGATTCTCCTGAAAGTAGAAGGCCAGGTTCGCGCCGATAAAGCCTGCGCCCCCCGTGATCAGAATCGTCTTGTTTTTCAGGTCGTCATCAATATAGCGCATCGTTTTTCCCTACGTTAAAAATTAGGGGATTTTACCATTTTGAACGTAACAACCCTCTAAGGGCCAGTTTTTGTTCAACAGAAGTGAACATCTCGTTAAGTGAAACTAATAGGAATGATTAACAATGTTTAAGAGTCAAATCTGTATAATGAACCCCGAAATTTTCACTTGGAGACCTAAAAATGAAAAAAATCGCTCTGACTCTGCTTGTTGCTAGCGTATCTCTGATGGCGGCTGACGGTGCTGCTCTGTACAAAAAATGTGCTGCGTGCCACGGTGCAAGCGGCGAGAAAAAAGCCCTCGGTAAATCTGAGATCATCAAAGGCTGGGATGCTGCTAAAACTGCTGCAGCTCTGACTGACTACAAAGCCGGTACACGTAACATCCACGGTATGGGTGCACTGATGAAAGGTCAGGTTGCTCCGTACTCTGAAGCAGACATCAAAGCTGTTGCAGCTTACATCGCTGGCCTGAAGTAATTCCGGCCCCGTTCCGCATCCCTGCGGGACACCTCTTTTCTACACGCAATTTTCCACCCTACCCCGCTTTCACAAAACGTTCAACCGTATCCATACGAACGCTATCCATTATCACGTCGTTCTGACAGCGATTACACCACAGCAGTTTCAGCCTCAACGGCCTACCGCACCCACTGGTCCAGAATGATGAGCACCAGGAAAACGATCCCGAGGTAGCCGTTGACGGTAAAGAAGGCGCGGTCGATCTTCGTAAAATCCTTGCGGACAAGGTAGTGTTCATACCCCAGCATCAGCGCACTTGCTGCCACCGCCATCCAGGCGAAGAACCCCAGCTCTGCCGCCCAGACGAACATCCACCAGAACAGCACCGTATTGAGGTGAAAGAGGGTTGAGATGAAGAGGGTCGCTTTCGGACCATAGACGGAAGGCACGGAGTGCAGCCCGTGAAGCTTGTCGAATTCGATGTCCTGCAGCGAATAGAGCAGATCAAAGCCGGCCACCCAGAAAAGGACGCCAAGGGAGAGCAGTACCGACCATTGCGGCACGCTTTCGCTCACCGCGACCACCCCGGCCAGGGGCGCAAGCCCCAGGGAAATGCCCAGCACGACATGAGCCAGCTCGCTGAAACGCTTGAAATACGAATAGCTTCCCAGCACCGCCAGTACGGGAATCGCCAGCATAAAGGCCAGATCATTGATCAGATAGGCGACAATGATAAAGACGAGGGCGTTGACAACGGAAAAGAGCAGGATCGTCGTGCTGTCGAGACGGCCGTCGGCGTTGGGGCGCTCCTGGGTCCTCGGGTTCAGCGCGTCGATATCGCGGTCGGCATAGCGGTTGACCCCCATGGCGAAGTTGCGCGCCGATATTGCCGCCAGAATCCCCAGCAGCAGCAGCGAAAAGCCGAACCAACCCCCGGCGGCGACGATCATCGCAATGAAGATGAACGGAAGAGAGAAGATGGAGTGCTGGAACATCACCAGCTCATTGAAATCATGCAGTTTGGCGACGATGCGTTTCACCCGGCTACTCACTTTTTTGTTTAATTGTATCAAAAATCAGCATAGCCGAGGCATCCTTGTCAAAGAGAGGCCTGCGCAGAAACGACAAAAAGCGCTGCCGCACCCGGGGATGGGCGAAGGCGTTGATATGCCCGGCACTCGTTATGAGCCAGAAGGCGCGCGGCCGCGCCGACGCATCAAAGAGCTGCCAGCTGTGGTTGGGGGAGATGATGCTGTCTTTGGAGCCGGCGAGGTAAAGCTTCGGTACCGCCAGCGACGGAGCGATCCCGATGGGATCGTAACGGTCCGTCAGGGCCAGCGACGCGCTCCACTGTACGGGCCACCCCACGACGGAGCGGTCAAGCGCCTCCCTACCCGCCTGGGGCAGCGAAGCAAAGGTACTGTCCAAGACGGCCAGCGCGATCCTCTCCGTCCCCTGCCGCGCCAGGGCATTGAACAGAAGCGCGCCTCCCAGCGACTGCCCGATCACGGTCACCTTCCCGCTGCGCCGGGCCAGCACGTATGCCAGGGCGGCTTGGGTATCTTCCACCGCACCCTCCAGCCCCGGGGTGCCCTCCGAGGCGCCGTACCCCCGGTAATCGAAGATAAACACCTCGTATCCCGCCCGTACTAGCCAGTCAAAACCGGTAAAGTGCGCCGAGATGTTCTGCGCGTTTCCGTGCACGATGATCACCGTGCCCAGCCGTGCGGACCGGGGTTCAAGCCACCAGCCCGACAGCCGCGTACCGTCTTTCGAATCGAAATGCGCTTCCCGGTAACTGATGTTGAGATCCGACGGCGTCGCATAGAGCCGTGAATCGGGCTGAAACACCATCGCTTCGCACCCCCACAGCGCCAATAATACCGCGAAAGCAACCGCATAGCCCGTCCATTTCATCCCGCTTCTCCTTGTGCCTTTTCTACACAACTTTAACAGCGATTGTAGCGTATACTGTCGTCATGAAAACGATCGCCCTCATCGGACCCACGGCCTCGGGCAAGAGCGACCTTGCCCTGCGGGCCGCCGCCGTCACGGGCGCGCGTATCCTCTCCCTTGATTCCCTCAGCATCTACAAGGGGATCGACATCGCCTCGGCCAAGCCCACGCTCGAAGAGCGCAGGGAGATCATCCACTACGGCATCGACGTCCTGACACCGGACCGGCCCTTCGACGTCACGACCTTCGTCGATCTCTACCGACAGGCGCTCAGAGACTGCGAAGCCGCCGGTGTACCGCTGATCATCGTCGGCGGGACCTCCTTTTACCTTAAGGTGCTTTTCGACGGGATCTCCGAAACCCCCGCGACCGATGACACCACCCGCGAGAAGGTCGCGGCACTGCTGCAGGAGCAGGCAAAGGCGTACGCCCTGCTGCAGCGCGTCGATCCGGAGTATATGGCCGGGATCGACGCCAACGACCGCTACCGCACCGAAAAGATGCTCACGATCTACCTGCAGACGGGCACGCCCCCCTCGGCATGGTTTGCGGCCCACCCCCCCGAACCGATCCTGACTGATGCCCCCCTCTTCGCGATCGACGTCCCCCGCGACCTGCTGCGCGAACGCATCACCCTGCGCACCCACAAAATGATCGCCTCCGGGCTCATTGACGAAGTCGCCCGCCTGGAACGGCAGTACGGCCGTGCACCCAACCCCATGAAAGCGATCGGCATCATCGAGGTGCTGGAGTACCTTGACGGGAAGGTCTCCACAGAGGAGATGACGCAGCAGATCATTACCCACACGGCGCAGCTGGCCAAACGGCAGCAGACCTTTAACCGCAACCAGTTTGCGCGGCAAACCCTGCTGCCCTACGAAGCGCTGCTGGAGCCCATAATTTCCGCCCTTTCCGATTAACGTTTACGCCCCCTTTCACCTTAATTCCCTCCGTGTTATAATAGATAAATATACACTTAATAATATCGATCAATCAGGGAGTGCAATCAATGAAGGGCAAAATCGCCTTACTCGCAGGCGGATGGATTTTAGTCGTCCTCTTCTCATGGACATGGGAGTTTTACCATAACAAAAACCTTGAGG
Encoded proteins:
- a CDS encoding LTA synthase family protein, translated to MIFLRNYFTLFALAYLLLAATKLLFLAFYADRFGGYPIASLLHALVWGYRFDFAAAAIVTLFATLGQFNARLLHIGAALLLGSLVMLQLSDILYFEDASRHIAYEITDVFNDAGGLFMTALGQNTLFTLTALTAVPLMVWGFYRFGRARLHPVPLDRYYLPKTLLLLGLSVFFIRGMFAHIPLTPWQSSQIGDARLAQLALNGSYSALFSLVDTEGRLLPRRVAKLSPREVKRGFAEIYDDGRTVTGMNATPNVIFFFLEGWSGVNMQPYGHALQTTPFFDSILPRSLRPKAAIAGGHRTTEGMFTTLVSYQNPLARSVAKTQLQNFRYRSVIDLFNARGYRSIFFQGTAKETSGTGALAQKLGFSESYGKEDVTERRFGTNFWGVYDQDLYAFALQKLGESSSPFVLGINGATTHDDKLPEGVGKTRFADDEKQNNRLNALHFADAALGEFVAAVQAHYPNTLFVFFADHCGGGVDGTFENFMIPLAFYGASIAPHYLDHYVSQRDIAPTVVDIVFGDYKKLMPDFSGKSLVSDQHFVADYYRNGILGWVEGMQAVEYLADTGEVTCYDVSRYRAKPAACERNSEDYTLRAAAFTDVSQRLLFAGETGRFHTYRATRPAYASLAGRR
- a CDS encoding glycosyl hydrolase — its product is MKPPYAWDFHSDQPYQLKDRPLKRRLRKAQRASLVKTALSGLLWLPLALLAMPFLRRHPIDAPHFAGLIVDPLRAPDATLEALPSLDVEELLIRVKLWERSELDAIVSFVRQLEGKRLFFVLMQDREHIEDAALRKETLEQTFTALAPFGNRFQIGTTLNRAKWGFASVNEYLDFFKTAQQLRDDAFPELQLIGPGVIDFEYHFAAHALFNLRGVRFDAVNALLYVDRRGAPENTQAGCDLPCKINFLSSLTMLSPRAKRPLYLTETNWPLTGTAPYAPTSEKECVDEETYASYMVRYYLLALATQQVATVYWHQLAAPGYGLVDTRDGWRERPAFHAFKTMTSLLKEARHIALQQRRERFEMVLQRPDGLLRIFWTNDEAYTQHFAEPRRFIGRDGRTFTTDALAVSGAPVYLIEKDEA
- the miaA gene encoding tRNA (adenosine(37)-N6)-dimethylallyltransferase MiaA yields the protein MKTIALIGPTASGKSDLALRAAAVTGARILSLDSLSIYKGIDIASAKPTLEERREIIHYGIDVLTPDRPFDVTTFVDLYRQALRDCEAAGVPLIIVGGTSFYLKVLFDGISETPATDDTTREKVAALLQEQAKAYALLQRVDPEYMAGIDANDRYRTEKMLTIYLQTGTPPSAWFAAHPPEPILTDAPLFAIDVPRDLLRERITLRTHKMIASGLIDEVARLERQYGRAPNPMKAIGIIEVLEYLDGKVSTEEMTQQIITHTAQLAKRQQTFNRNQFARQTLLPYEALLEPIISALSD
- the rfaE1 gene encoding D-glycero-beta-D-manno-heptose-7-phosphate kinase — its product is MIPLLRNSRPNILVIGDLMIDHYLWGRAERISPEAPVQVVDVANETTVLGGAGNVINNLTALGASVSVASAIGDDANGKELTLMLKSIGVKTEGLVTQPGRKTSKKSRVIAANQQILRYDKESKDAITEASESKILAAVEKDLFLYDIIILSDYGKGVLTPALAQGVITRARAGGKKVLVDPKGRNYTKYRGAHLLTPNKKEAIEATGIEIKDDESLKAALLWLKSECGLDRSMITLSEDGIAIFDEKLKRFPTVAQEVYDVTGAGDTVIASIAFGLSSGLSIDDAARFANLAAGVVVGKIGSATVTLDEIEEYEAMLHQSSSDAHIKSFEEIDRIVNRCRAGGKRIVFTNGCFDILHVGHVKYLQVAKSFGDILIVGLNSDASVRALKGPSRPVNSEDDRAYILAALESVDYVVKFGDDTPYELIKMLCPDVLVKGGDYEGKAVVGTEFAGELKLVDFVEGKSTTKTIARIQEGTTC
- a CDS encoding c-type cytochrome — translated: MKKIALTLLVASVSLMAADGAALYKKCAACHGASGEKKALGKSEIIKGWDAAKTAAALTDYKAGTRNIHGMGALMKGQVAPYSEADIKAVAAYIAGLK
- a CDS encoding alpha/beta hydrolase, yielding MKWTGYAVAFAVLLALWGCEAMVFQPDSRLYATPSDLNISYREAHFDSKDGTRLSGWWLEPRSARLGTVIIVHGNAQNISAHFTGFDWLVRAGYEVFIFDYRGYGASEGTPGLEGAVEDTQAALAYVLARRSGKVTVIGQSLGGALLFNALARQGTERIALAVLDSTFASLPQAGREALDRSVVGWPVQWSASLALTDRYDPIGIAPSLAVPKLYLAGSKDSIISPNHSWQLFDASARPRAFWLITSAGHINAFAHPRVRQRFLSFLRRPLFDKDASAMLIFDTIKQKSE
- a CDS encoding YfaZ family outer membrane protein → MLKTLVTTLALGCSLFAMHEAELNLNNYDLNAKLDFDMGQFNDAVDPETVFLGARYLRGSYHHSDELRDKDHDLFDAHFAVAQRLSGNDALTLGLGVKFVYTSIEGYDFDALPIGVFARYELPLNLPVPFIVGGALYYAPEVLAWQDAKNYLEYDLSLDIRIIDRAAVTAGYRKIDTDFDLSGGDFTFNEAWYVGVKFRF
- the mqnP gene encoding menaquinone biosynthesis prenyltransferase MqnP; the encoded protein is MKRIVAKLHDFNELVMFQHSIFSLPFIFIAMIVAAGGWFGFSLLLLGILAAISARNFAMGVNRYADRDIDALNPRTQERPNADGRLDSTTILLFSVVNALVFIIVAYLINDLAFMLAIPVLAVLGSYSYFKRFSELAHVVLGISLGLAPLAGVVAVSESVPQWSVLLSLGVLFWVAGFDLLYSLQDIEFDKLHGLHSVPSVYGPKATLFISTLFHLNTVLFWWMFVWAAELGFFAWMAVAASALMLGYEHYLVRKDFTKIDRAFFTVNGYLGIVFLVLIILDQWVR
- the waaF gene encoding lipopolysaccharide heptosyltransferase II — its product is MKLLIILPNWLGDAVMATAAIESLCECYPEARLTLVGSHVAIEALKHHPMCVNAYVDETKKGGNRLANTYRFAKTIGRHDAAVSFRNQLHASLLLRWTGTPRSVARASWHARLLLSDAVALSREEHLTQQYQRLADRLCGTETAPGPLRLFIPPRTFERPTLGINPGATYGSAKRWYPEKFAAVAAHFSDRYDIVIFGGPGETAMAEAIEKDLQAREVENYRNLAGKTTITELCAAVGGLSLFVTNDSGPMHVAAAYRVPTVAIFGPTRHKETCQWGNPKSAIVRHDLECAPCMKRECPLKHHECMKSIEAYEVIEAAEKLIV
- the rfaD gene encoding ADP-glyceromanno-heptose 6-epimerase; the encoded protein is MRYIDDDLKNKTILITGGAGFIGANLAFYFQENHPEAHVVVLDSFRSGETLSNGNLKSFGHFKNLIGFRGEVISGDINDKALLAKLEGDYDFDYIFHEAAISDTTALEQDLMIRTNLNAYKDLLDMAVRQGANMIYASSGATYGDASSPQRVGVEAPQNVYGFSKLMMDHLSRDYMKREKIGIVGLRYFNVYGPREFFKNKTASMVVQFGHQILAGKNPRLFEGSDKIVRDFIYIEDIIQANVLAMHPKENGIYNVGTGKARSFQSIVDSLQKELGTALPCEYIPNPFVGRYQFHTEADIGSTMRGLGYKPRYELEDGIKAYIPEIKRLFEEEVK